The DNA window AGATTCAGTAGATCAAAAATTTTGCGGATAAAGAGAAAAGGAAAGGGGTAGGGTCAGGGTAAAAGCTTTGAAATCAAACCATGACGACCTACCCATCCTCCTGATTATCTCTTACCCCTGCCTTGAGTGATGAAGCCACTCTGGAGGCCGCCTTAGATTGTTTGTTAGAGCAGGTGCCTTTGGACCTGGAAAACACCTACTTCAGTTGTGAAGACCTGTTCGAGATTTTGCTGCGGGCCGCTAGTCGTCACGATAGTATCGAGCATACCGCACAACGCTTGGACGGGGTTCCCAGTGGCAATGGCATTCGCTATCACCTGGACAAGTTAGATGACATGGTCGCCCTGGAACGACAACTCAATGGAGCATTGCAGAGTCGAATTCCACCCAAAATTCGCAAACGACGGCATCGGATTGCCATTGACCTGCACTTAATTCCCTAGGTCCGGTTGGACACCGATGGCATCGGCATGGCGTGGTTTCAGGACAATGCGGCATTGGTCAATTGGGTGCAAGACCAACCGTTACAATCCCCCTTGTACTGCATCGGGGATGGACATTCGGGCATTTGGAATCTGCTGAGCCAACTCGTCGAAGATGACCAGCGCATTGAGATTCTCGATTGGTATCATCTGATGGAAAATCTGCACAAAGTGGGTGGGTCGTTGCAACGTCATGCTCAAGCCCGTCAACTGCTTTGGCGTGGGCAAGTAGATGCAGCCATTGCGGTATTTGAGGATTGTGCTCTCGAGCAGGCAAAGTGTTTTCAAAACTATCTCCGGGAGCATCGTCATCGCATTGTCAATTATGAGTATTTTCAAGCGGAAGGATTGTGTGCGATTGGTTCTGGAGATGTGGAATCTTGGGTGAAACAGATTGACCGTCGGATTCAGTTATCGGGAGCCAGTTGGAATCCAGAGCATGCACCCCAAGTTCTAGCCCACCGCTGCGCTTATTTGAATGGTTCTCTCGATCCTCAACACCTTTTTCTCTCAAGAAGGTGACACGCTCCCATCAACTAAGTTCTGCAACACAATCGTTTGAATTTCTCTGTATCTTCGTCTCCAGCGAGTCACCCAGAATCTTGCAGTTCGAGGACGAGATGAGGCTAGGACTTCACTGAGGCGTTGATCTAAAAATTCATTGCCTGTGTTGCCTGTGATCGCACCGATCACATGATTGTCGTTGTCGATCTCAAGTTTGCCTTGCAGGACTAAGTCTAGTAATAAAGAACCGACCAAGCCATAGTCGAGTGCAGAGTACAAAGAGAAGCGAGTTCTCCCAGTTTGAGGATTGAGTGCAAGCAGGATTAAGTCCTGTGAAAGATATTGCATGATGGATTCCTTTCGCATTGAGCAATCGTTATAGCTCAGTAACAGCAGCACCGAATCGTGTTGGATCTGTAGCGATGGAAGTAGAGATCCTGGATTTATCTCCTGACTGCATGACTGTTTGCATACATTCAATATAGGAAATTGCCTTCAGTGGGTATGACTAAAATTTGATGTGCTATTCTACAAAAGTGAAGCCGTAGCGATTAATCTTTGACCAAAATTGCTGCCATCGTCCTTGGCTATAACTCAAGGTTCTCAAACTCAAAACAATTCCAGCCCCATATTCTTTCCATTTCATTCCAGAGCCGCACAGTCGCTCTTTAACAATGACTTTGCATCCAGCTTCAGTGACTCCCGAACCAATGGGTAAATGACGGGCAGTCGCCTCGGCATAGCGCATCTGATGGTGGTGATTGCGAAAGTAAGTGATGGCATCTTGTAATCCCTCTTGCACCGATTGACTCACCCGTTGCGGCACAAGGGTTTCCATTTCTGCCAACAGCCGTTCTGCGGCACCGATTTCGTGCTTAAGTGTATGACAATGCTCATCCATCCAGCTTTTTTGATGTTTAGCATTGCGGGGATGGATGGCTTTGGCAACGTTGTCAAGATACTGAGTCGCATGAAAGAAATCCAAAACTTGGGTATCGGTTACGGGTTCGAGAAAGGTCCAATTCTCTGGTGCTCCATCGGCTAAGCCTTGATAGTGAGCGTTGGGATATAACCGTTTGATGTGTTCAATTTCTCGTTGCATTCGAGTTAAAAACGTGTTCCGTCCATATTCAGGGGCCGCCGCCACATAGGTGGTATGGAGCCGTTCCCCTTGAGCATCATAGAGACTCAGAGTGCCAACCATGGCTTGGCGAAATCCGTCTTCGCATAACAACAGGCAGGTGCCATCAACACCGAGACTGACCGTTGCCACCTCTGCAGGTAATTTTGGTGTCTGATAGTGCCAATCCTCTTCCTTGAGCAAGGCAATCTCACCGACTGCTTCGGCTAACGTTTGCACAAACGAACGATGGACGATTCGCCCATGATTTTCCCGCAAGTCTTCTACGACCCGCACACTACTCATCTCCGCATATTTGTGGGAAATTTGTTTCGCCAATCGAGGGGTTGAGGTCATGATGTTCCGAGCATCAACTTTCAATGGGCAAAGGGTGGTTCCACCGGCACTCGTTTGGTAGACATGCCGATGCACTTCTACGGTTCCATAAGGGGTTTGATAGGTTTTGGGCAATTGTCCTTTACTCGTCCAATTCATCCCACCCATTTCAATGGCACTTCCATCGGTATCAAATTGTTTAAGAGCTTCTCCACTGGCCACAGTTCCTGCTTCATTCAGTACCGAT is part of the Kovacikia minuta CCNUW1 genome and encodes:
- a CDS encoding GOLPH3/VPS74 family protein — encoded protein: MQYLSQDLILLALNPQTGRTRFSLYSALDYGLVGSLLLDLVLQGKLEIDNDNHVIGAITGNTGNEFLDQRLSEVLASSRPRTARFWVTRWRRRYREIQTIVLQNLVDGSVSPS
- a CDS encoding ISKra4 family transposase: MAVSIVQSTTESITLQITIPLSQSFLDTEETIQSVLNEAGTVASGEALKQFDTDGSAIEMGGMNWTSKGQLPKTYQTPYGTVEVHRHVYQTSAGGTTLCPLKVDARNIMTSTPRLAKQISHKYAEMSSVRVVEDLRENHGRIVHRSFVQTLAEAVGEIALLKEEDWHYQTPKLPAEVATVSLGVDGTCLLLCEDGFRQAMVGTLSLYDAQGERLHTTYVAAAPEYGRNTFLTRMQREIEHIKRLYPNAHYQGLADGAPENWTFLEPVTDTQVLDFFHATQYLDNVAKAIHPRNAKHQKSWMDEHCHTLKHEIGAAERLLAEMETLVPQRVSQSVQEGLQDAITYFRNHHHQMRYAEATARHLPIGSGVTEAGCKVIVKERLCGSGMKWKEYGAGIVLSLRTLSYSQGRWQQFWSKINRYGFTFVE